Part of the Nostoc sp. ATCC 53789 genome, TTGGTTGGCGTATTGGCTGGAATCCCCATGCACCTGAATTTAAAGGTTTAGTCGGTACAGATGATTGGGCAATTGAGTTAACCGAAGCCGAGTTGAATGATTTTTGCCGTCTACTAGCACAGTTAGCTGACACCATGAAGCAACTCGCAACGGAATTAATGGAAGAGGAAAAAATTGCTTGTGAAGCCGAAAGCGATTTATTATGGATGGAGGTAGAAGGCTATCCTCATGATTACAGTCTGTGCTTCATTTTGAATACAGGGCGGTGTGTAGAGGGTAAATGGAGCGCTTCTGCGGTTCCAAGTTTACTGCAAGCGGCTGGGATGCTTAAAGTTTTTTGAATGATCCTCTTGATTATCCGAGAGTTTTGTTATATGATAGTAATTCTGACCGGGGCGTAGCGCAGCTTGGTAGCGCGCCACTTTGGGGTAGTGGAGGTCGTGGGTTCGAATCCCGCCGCTCCGATTGATGATAAGCCATGCCTGCTAGTCTTTTAAAAGATTGGCAGGTTTTTCAATAAAGTCTGCAAGGCGATCGAAAAATCTCCAACTACAACTCATTGGTTGGTTAAGCGTCAGCATTCTATGGACTTGGTGAAAGAATCCTGTACAGACGCGATTAATCGCGTCTGTATTCCTAACTCAGCACTATCCTATTCCCAAACGCCCAGCCAAGCCGGGAGTTAGAGGTAAGAGTGTAGTAATCATTAAGAATAGAGCCAAAAGCCCCAAAGCGGCTCTAGCATCATCGGGTTCAGTGATTTCATTCAAACTGGGGCGTTCTTGATCTCGTTGCAAGAAGAAAATCACGATCGCCCAGTACATGGCAAGAGTATTACCGAGAGATAC contains:
- a CDS encoding DUF1818 family protein; amino-acid sequence: MERVVKTGFGWRIGWNPHAPEFKGLVGTDDWAIELTEAELNDFCRLLAQLADTMKQLATELMEEEKIACEAESDLLWMEVEGYPHDYSLCFILNTGRCVEGKWSASAVPSLLQAAGMLKVF